The region gaaataagtCAAACACTCTCCCaccaggtctggcttcaaaccgcagtcctcgggtctcagactcctgagtagctaggattcataggattacaggcatgagctaccagtaaaCACTGCAGCATTTCTAGAAGACGGTGCTAGTGGAAGGACTGCTCAGAGACATCTGCTTTCAACacccaggggcggggccgggaagagggggcggggccaggccagcCTCCTGACTACCCCAGGTCTCCCAGGCCTTGCTGGAGTCAAATGCCGGGCAGGGTCAACAGTGAACAACCACACCCACACCAAGAGCAGAGCACGATGGCGGGACCTCTTCACAGCCCAGGAAGCTGGGCTGCCCGCAGGCCGTGGGTTCGGGCTCTGCCTCTGCCTGTCCTCagcggggagggcagggcggaTGGACGGAGCCTTGTTTCACACTGGCTAGGACAGCCAGGCTGGAATCCCAGGTCTGCTGGGTGCCAGCTACGGGACCGTGGGCAAGCTCCACTTTAATCTGCAAAATGGGTGTGACTGGGGCCTAGACTAGAGAGCTCAGcattctaaaagaaagaaaaattaattaatttacttttgttggttgtggggcttgaactcagggcctggcactgtccctgagctcttttgctcaaggttagcactctgctactttgagcctgggtgccacttccagtttctgagtggctaattgaagagtctcatggggactttcctgcctgggctggcttcaaaccatgatcctcagatctcagcctcctcagcagctagggtgacaggcgtgagccaccagtgtccagctaatatatttataaagataataaaaattaaaataagccagagagctaatatattttaaaagaaataaaaaccttaatttttaaaaataatcaaacattaaaataagccgggcactggtggctcatgcctgcaatcctagctacttagaagatctaaggatctgggttcaaagccagcctgagcagtaaagtgcTCCATTTAGCAAGCAAGAATCCCTGAAgcggacttgtggctcaagtggtggagcgccagcctggggcaaaaaaataaatagggacacttgagttcaaatcccagaactgacctttttttttttttaaagaaaaaggaaaactaagtGTGCGATGTTCTGTGGAGGGAGGGCCCCTGCGAGCCACCTGGAGACGGGGGAAACTCCACGACCGGTACGGGGCACCTTGGTTCCGAACCTGGGTGGGCCGCGCTGCTGGACCAGGCAGTGGGGCTCAGAGTTAGTTGCTCGGAGTGCCCTGAGGGACTCAGAGGGAACGCTGGGGACGGACGCTAACCGGGGAGCACAACACACCCAGGACAAAGCGCAGGGGCCTGCGAGGCCCCGCCGGGAGGCTTCTGGAGTGAGAGAGCCTTTGAGTCTGGATCCCGAGGACGGGAGGGGTCAGTCCGCCAGGCTGTGGGGCTACTCCCCGGGGGGGACACCACGGGGGCCGGCCACCCACCTGTCACCAGCCTAGGCCCTGCGGTGAGTCCTAAAACCCCAGGCTGGCCCCGCGTGTGGCCGCGGGCGGCCCTTGCCAATGCCACTTGAGGAACCCGGAGGCGCGGAGGGAAACCCCAAGGACAGGGCCAGCGAGGCACTGTCGCCGCTCACGCAGCTTTCCTGCCATCGGCCCCGACCCTCGCGTTCAGGCAGAGCCGGAGGGGCCCGTGTCGGAGACGTTCAGGGTCAGAGGGCCTGGGAGAAAGGCGGGGGGCGATGACCGGGTTACAGCAGCCCCAAGGTACCTGCTGTACAGCACTGAGCCTCGACTCCCTTCCGGTTTTCACGACGTGTCTTCACGTCGTTACATCACACAGAATTACGTAGTAAGGAGCCACAGGTCCTTTGTACGTACTCTTATCATGTAAAAAAGgaagtcaatttgaaaaaaagaaacacgggccaggcaccagcagctcacgcctgttatcctagctgctaaggaggccgagagctgaggattgcaggcagtcaagtccatgagaccctcattgaaatctctaattaaccagcaagacgTTGGAAGGAGAAGtatgtgtcaagtggtagagcaccagccgtgagcaaatgagctaaggggcagcacccaggccctgggttcaagacccctCTGAGAACaggcacaaaagaacaaaagtaaGTAGCGGAGCCAATGGCAAGGCCTCGGCGGTGGCAGAAGTGGGATATTTCTGAGGATGAAGTGTTGGGGGGACACTGAGAGcaaatgtggggtgtgtgtgtgtgtgtgtacgctgaACTTCACACAGCTGTTCCCCGGTGGGGGCCAGCGCGGGGTGGCCTGCACCTCGGCACTGTGCCTCGCGTGTCCTTGGGCGCCGGTCCCTTTCAGAGTCGCTGCCCGAAGCCATCAATAGCCACAGCATCAACCCCAGAGCCGGGTGCGCGCCTGGTCCCGCAGGCTGTGGGGTCCCGGGAGATGGAACGGTCCACGGTCCCTCCACCTGGCCCAGGAGGAAGAGCTGCCACCTAGAGAGCAGGATCTGGGGCTCCGTGCCATGAGGCGATGCCTGCGTCTGGGCAGAGCCCGGTGCCCGCGCCGTGAGGGGGGCCGGGACCCCGGTGTCTGCGGAGGCCGGGACGCCAGTGCCGCGGGGCGCGCGGCCGCCCTGGGCAGCCATGCTTGTCAGCGCCAGCTTGTGGCCTCGGCATTCTAAACCTGGGGACCCTGGGGAGCTGACAGATTTACTATCGGTGAAGGGCAATAATCACGCCAGGAGGAGCAATTATCGCCAAATCATTTAGGATTTAAAAATCATTGGCAAGAAGATGGAGGTCAAGAGGTGCACTGTCATGGGAAATAAAACACTCTACCTGCCGGGCCCGGGTTTCCCTTCCTCTGACTGAgatggcggtgtgtgtgtgtgtgtgtgtgtgtgtgtgtgcgcgtgcgtgcgtgcgtgtgtgtcatGGAGCCCGGGGGGGTCTCACACAGAGCCTGGAGTGCAGAGCGACGCGGGGGGCCGCGGGGACCCCAGGCGGGGCTCCTGGCTTGGGGTCTGGGCGGATCCACTGATCCTCCTTCGGTAGGTGCAGGCCGGCTCTCCCCGCTCCCAGCCCAACGGGACGATGTCGAGCAGGCAAAGGCCCCACACCCCGGCCGCCCAGGGCTGGGATGGCAGCAGGGTGGGGATGGAGGCCCGGCTCCTTTAGGCACTGCTTGCCTTTGAGAGGGAGAGCCTTGTGTCCTGCCTGGGCACccctttggactgtgatcctcctatttctcgCTTCCCGTTCTAGCTGGGacgcaggtgtgtgccaccagccaTCGAcgcacatggacttttcttcctgagctggcctggGAATGCGATCCTCTCTCCCTCAGCCTCTCGCATCGCGGAGACGAAGCACCCTCACCCCCGACTCCTGGGGGTGACTCCTGAGACCTTTTTGCCCGGGATGGCCCTCAAGCTGCAATCCTCCCACGACTagtctcccaggtagctaggattatagacacgagccagtggtgcctggctaaaaaCCATTTAAGAGAAAGTAAACCGCGCATATCTGAAACACATCTAGTCAGCACGCGACAGAGACTCCCGCACGCGCATAGTTGCTGATGGCGAGCGGCTGGATGGAGAGAGGCCACGCGGGGCACGCACACCACGGGGCGCCTGCAgccgtgaggaggaggaggggcgctGGGGAACATGACGTGAAGGGAGGCGGATTCAGGACACGCAGCGCACGTGGTTTTCTCTCAGATGTAgaatccaggttttttttttgttttttgttttgtaaaggcAGAAGAGGCTCTTCGGgaagaggagggggctggggccgTGAGGACAGAGCGGGccccggaggcggggggggggtgggacacACGGCGCGTGAGCCCTGGCACTGCACAGCCAACCCGGGCCAGGAAGAAGGAAAGCCGGGGGAGTGTGCGGGCGGGGGGCTGCCCTGGgctcgcccccccccacctccaccccccccacctccaccaccccccccccccacctgctcctcGCGAGAGGAGAGCTTCTGCGGCCTTACCTGGCCGGCCTCCACACCCATGGCTTGCAGGGCGGCGTTGAAGAACTCGGGGGACGGCTTCCCCACCACCTCGGCCTCCACGCCGCACGCGTACTGGGGAAGAGAGCACGGCACAGGGGTGAGGCCGAGAACGCGCGCGTGTCCCGACGTGTCCCTCGGGGCccccggggggaggaggggggccacACAGCTGCTCACTGGCGAGGCCATCGCGACTCCACTTGGGCGGCCTGGGACTCGGacactcccttctccccccctccccgcttcgcccttcttcccctctttctgtctgtgctggtcccggggcttgaactcggagcctaggcacagtccctgagctttttattttttgctcaaggctagtgctttatcactggaGCTAGAGctccagcttctggctttttctgtgctaacttgtattggagatgagtctcatggactctcctgcctggggctggctttgaaccctgatcctcagatctcggcctcctgagcaacGGGCGCCCGGCTGGTTCTGTCCTCCTGAGAAGCCGGGGTTCCGCCCGCCCCACTGCCGTCCCTCCCCGTGGGATGGCATCGGGGCTGGCCTGCGAGGGGGCGGCGGGTGGGGCGGGGTCGCCGGGGGGCTCTGGGGCCTGGCTCCCATGGCCTCGTGAGCTGGAGGGCCGGTCGGGACGGGAGCCGGCGAGGTCTCTGGGGCTGCCGACGGCTCGGGCTCAGGAGGCCGTGGGTGGCAGGTGGCAGGGAGCATGCTGGGAGAGCAGGCAGTACAGGGAGCCCACCCCCCTTCTCCAGAAAGGCTCGGAGCCGCCCTGGGGCCGCCCTGGGGAGGGCGCAGAGCCCGGCAGGTACCTCGAGCGCCTTCATGTAGGCTCCGACGTCTAGCATCAGGCCCGAGGTCTCCTTGTAGTAGCGCCTGCGGGAGAGCCAGGGGAGGCGGTGAGCAGACGGCAGGGGCGGGTCAGCATGGCCGCCACACCCTGTGACCCGCGGAGGCTTCGGCAGAGCCCGGGGCCAGCAGCTCGGGCGCCAGGGCTCATTCAGTCCCTGTGACCCCCACGCCTTCTGGGGACCCTGATGCGATGATTAACCAGGTCCCAGAGCCTCTCCTGTCCAGGGACCCCCAGACGTGGGCCTATAGAGGTGCCTAGTTTCTCTTCCGAAAGCCAGAATTCAGACATGTAGCCTGCATTTTACGTGGCCTCGAGAATGTGTTTCCATCCATTACttaggaggccgaggcaggaggatcttgagttcaagactagcctagaTGACATAGCAAGAACttacctcaaaaagaaaaaaagaaaagggaaatgagttttttcttttcttttcttttttccaggccaagcactcactggtggctcatgtttataatcctaatgGACAGCCAGGGGACTGAGACAGCGGTGTCCCTCAGAGGACATGGGAGTCCCCTCCCTCATCTCCTCCACCCCTTGCTCACGGGATAGGAAGGTGGGGGGCTCTGGGGGGCCAGGCACAGGTACCATAGAACCAGGAAGGACCTCTAAAGAAAGAGCATGGCGAAGTGGGTGGACCGAGGACAGAGGGGAGGGCAGAAACGAAGCAGAAAATCCGAGGGGCGGACCCAGCATGAGAGGTGCCCACCCCAGAGCAAGAGGGAACCTCCAAACCCAAACCAGCGGCTGAAACAGGTGCCGCTGTTGGGAGCTGAGGGCTCGGGGCGCTTCTGGGTCCCTTGGCTGACCTGGGGCCAGAAGGAGCCTCTCTTCTCAGCAAAGCCCTCGAAGAGATCTGGGGCACAGTTCTGCTGGCTtcctcacccctgtcatcctagttactcagaaggctgagagctgaggatcttggttccaagccagactggGCTGGAAAGCTCagcagagtcttatctccaatgaatcatcaagaaaacagaagtggagctatggccagccttgagcaaaagcagtaaGGGAAGGCATACAAGCCACCCCAGTAGCAGCAAACAAAGAACTTGGGTTGTCTTGCACCTCGATCTAGTCCAGCCTTGCCCTTGTTATGGTCGTCTTTAGAGTCCAAAGACAGCATGGACTCCCAACGTCAGAATCAGACCTGTTAGGATTACTTTCTTTCACTGAATCTGGGTCGGCTTAAAGGGCGCCGAGTCACTGGGAAGACAAAGGCCCCCCTGGAGCCGCCCAATGGTCTGGCACCAGCCGTGACATGGGGGtgcagggggggcaggggggaccgGACCCGCTTCTCCTTGGCTTCCTGCACGCGCCGTCCCGGCAGCCTTGGCCAGGCCCCACGCAGGCCGCCACCAAGGAGGCCCTGTGGACACGAGGAGAGTGGGCAAGTGGAGCAGCAGTCAGATCGGATTTTCTGCTTCGTTTTCCTGCTGTTTCTGACCCTCCAGCACAGCCTCTCTGCAAAATGACCACTTAACCTTTCCCAGCAGAGCCATTAACCTTCCATAGTCTGTCTCATAAACAGCTTAATTTTCTGATGGCGGCATGACAGAAGAAATTACAAAGCCAATTCCCACCCTCGGTCCAAACAGATGCCAAATGTAAATCACTCCAGGGGGTGCCCGGGCTCCCCACCTGCTCCGGCGGAACCCCAGGAACCCCGGCGAGCCTGCCCGCACCTGACAGCAGCTCCTCCCCTCCCGGGCCCTGGGCTGCCCCCTGCCACGGCCGCCCCTCTGAAAGCTGCTGGCTCTGACACGCCCACCCTGAGCCCAAGTCAGAGCCCCACTCGTCGTGCCCCGAGCCCCGTCCgcttctgagccatgcctccccgcccctccccacggcACACCCGTCTCACTAGGGCTCATCACGTTACCACATGGTTAATGTTCCGGCCACTCATTTGGGCCATGGTGACTAGAGAGATCAGATGTGATCCTGGTGGTCTCTGTGAAGATGGCCTCTGGGTGGAGTTGATGTTTAAATCGGTGGAATCTGGGTAAAACGGGTCACCCTTGGTCGTGGGGTGAGCCCCACCATCCAGTCCATTGAAGAGACCTCAGGGAACAAACGGGTCTCTTGGGAGCAAGAAGAACTCCCTCCAGCAGATGGCCCTGGCGCTCAACAGCAGCTCCACCGGGAGCCTCCAGCCTGGCGggccttcccagccctccactgttTCCgcgttctccctccctcccctctccttcaggTGCCTACTGGAGGAGCTTTGATTAGTACAGGACCCGTGTCATCTACAGCGTAAGCATACTAGAAATACAAGAAATGTCCAGTCTCTAAAAATACGTATATGcctgttttctctctccctttcctccctctctctcctcctccttctccttctccttctccccccccctctctctctctctctctctctctctctctctctctctgtcccagaCAGGTTCTTGATTCAtgcacagtccaggctggccttgaacttgcattcTCCCTGACTCGGCCTTACCTCACCTTCCTGTGCTTTCTACTTTACTAACGTTCATTCACAGGATACAGTCATGACAGTGTTCACCCAACACTAGACTTTTTTAAAACAGGAGACAAAACAAGGTTAAAGACTATGTCCAGTAGCTCGCCCATGGTCCCAGCTAGGCCGGAGGTATAAGTGGGGGTGGTGGTCCATAGACCAAAGTGTGAGATcccacctgaaaaataactaaggcaaaaaaaaaaaaaataggcctgtggctcaagtggcagacaccTGCCTGGTAAAGGCAAGGTCCCGAATTTGAACCGTGGTACTGCCAAAGAAAAGACCACATCAAAGCCTGGCACCAATCCTGGGCACACCACCTGTCATCAACGCCTGGAGCTGTGCCCTGTGCCTGGGCATTGTTGCCTCCTCTAGACTTTGGACACTCAATATTTGGCCTGAGAGCTTCAGGGCCTACATCTGCACTGATGTCCCAGCCTCTCAGGGCCCAAGGTCAGCCTGATCAAACCAGTTCCTGCAGCTTCCTAAAACGTTatatagagaaggaaggaaggaaaagatggagggaggggaagggaagatggaGAAGACCACCCTGCACCCTCTCCACATCCTTGTCTCCGTCCTCTGTTTGGGTCAGGGACCACAGCCATTGTCCAGACTGCCTGGAACCACTCACCCTTTCCCCAGGGATATGAGCACTGGGTTTTCCAGCTCCATGAGCACCCGGAAGGCCGTGTTCATGTTCTGATAAGAAAAGCCTTCGCCAGCATCCGCAATCACAACACAGTTAGGGTTGGATGTGTCGATGTGATCAAATTCTGAGCGGACTCCtggggggagggacagagagagagagagagagagagagagagagagagagagagagagagagagagagagagagagagagaatagattaACCCAGGGATGATGAAACTGATTCCCAACTCCAACAAGGGGGGCACTTTCTGCGTGTCAAGTCTgcccagtccttccttccttctttccgtccttccttccttccttccttccttccttccttccttccttgtttaatgcaggtactagggcttgaactcaggacctgggagctgaactttttctctcaaggctggtgctcttattgtttgagccacacctttccagttttttggtagttaactggaggaaaGAATAGCATGGATTTTCCTGgcggggctagcttcaaaccatgatcctcagatctcagcctctggagtagctagggtgacaggcataaCAGTGCTTGGAGAAAGGTCTCCATAATCCTCCTTGCAACCAAAAGAACAGCACTGACACACACGATAATACAGAGTCCAGCTGGGCACAGTAGTttgagcctgtaatcccagctacacaggaagcagtAGGtgggaggatcaaagtccaaggTCAGGTCTGGGCAAAAATAAAACcccttgaaaaataactaagaaagCAAAGAAGGTCTGTgagcgtggttcaagtggtagagcacctgactaaCAAATAcacggctctgagttcaagccccaatacttgaGTGTGAAGACACGGGTACGTTTACCGAAGACAGCTCCCGGTGTATCAGCAGAGCAgggcctcccttcccccccctgcaCCCCCCACAGGCCCCTGGGCGCTGGGCGCCCGTTTGGGCCCTTGAGTGAAACCACTCCAGGCTCCTCCTCGCCACTCCAGGCCTAGCAACCCTCTGTGGTTGTAGGGAGGACACTTGCTTTCTAAAGACACGGGTAGACATCCTGGCCTAGGGAAAGGGCTTTGAGAAACAAGATGTTGAAAGGCTGGGCATGCTGCCCTCGGCTGGTGCCCGGGCTGTGGGGTCCCGCCTCGGGCCTTCCCTGCTCCTCCGCCGGCCCTCCTCCACCGTGCCCCGGCCCGGTGGTTTGTGCCACAGAAACATCAGgtgcagagaaggaaggaagagagcttCATGGAAGGCCGGAGAATGTCCTGGAGATGTAACATCTGGATAGGACCGCGCCTTCAGCTTTGCTCCCAGCGCCAGCGGCACACgcccgtaatcccagctgctcaggaggctgagctctgaggatcatagttagaagccagcccagcctggaACGCCCCTGAGACCCTTACCTTCAATTCACCAGCAAGAAGCACAAGTAGAACCGTGGCCTAAGTGgcagaatatcagccttgagccatgaaagctaagggacagcgcctcgCCCACgtgctgagttcaagcgccaggagcAGCACAGaaatatataataattaataataataataatatcatcttCCCCCTGAGGGCTTAAGAGCTCTTGTCTTGCATTCAGGTATTCTGATAACATCCTCCAGCCGCTTGCAATCTGGAGAGCGGGGCTGAGGTCACTAATGAAGTCCTGGCCAGGCTGCAGCTCTCAACCCAGCCTTTCCACTCCTTCTCCGGTCTCTGTCCTTCCGGAGGAGCTGGACTTGGTCCTCTAGGCCTCACCCTCACCCCTCGGCTCCGCCTAGATCAAGCCGGCATCTCAAGCTTTTCTTCCGGATGGGCCGGGTCCTCCCACGTCCCACCCCGCAGCAGGAGGCTCCGTGATGGCCCAGGGGAGAGTGGAGGCCTGCTCCCCAGGCCGTGCCCTGGAAAAGGGGGCCCGGGGTGCCAAGCCTACCGTCGTGGATGAGCAGGTGGGGCCGAAGGCCTCGCTCCTTCAGGATCTGGCAGGCGGCTGGGGCCGGGGCGGTCACCTCTCCCTCGGAGATGTCAAATCCCAGTCGCCGAAGCACCGCCACCAGCTCCGCCCGGGACTTCTGGGACTCGTTGGTACAGAATCTCACCTTCAGCCGGGACTGCTTCAGTCTGGAGTGGGAGACACAGAGAGCGTGCTCAGAACACAAACGTGGCCTCCTGGGAAGGGGACCGAGATGGACACTTCTCCAAGGACAACTGTGTGCCAGAGCAGGCCAGGCCCCGCAGGTCCCCGAGGTGGCCTTGACTGTTACAGGTGTGCTCGTACTCAGTACTCATAGCTGGGGCTCGCGGGTTCTTGGGGACCCCTGGCCATCCCCGCCCGCTCCTATCCCTCCTCACTGGGCTGAAGCACGTTTCTCCAGTCTTGGCCTCTTCCTCTGCCTGGGCCACACTGTGCCGAGttgctccccccctcctcccttcccccacaggCCATCCTGCTTGGcctggaggtacagctcaagtggtagagtttgcgGGCCTTAgagcaaaaaagcaagcaagaataggaggccctgagttcaagcctcggtaccagcacaaaacaaaacaagaagctcTAGCAAAATTAGCCAACGGCATGGCTCCCCCAGCACTCTCGCGGAGGACAGGAAGCTCCCGCCCCGGGGCAGGAGGCCCCACCGAGTCCTGTAGGCCATGGGACTGAGGGAGACCGGCCCACCGCCACGCAggtaaacgggggggggggggggggtggctggagtGGAAGACAAGAGGCAGGGATAAGCCGGGTACCCACCCACTGCTGGGTGCTGACCCTTgggggttttgctcaaggctggcaggcaCTCTACGGCTTGAGccgtacctccacttccagattgtacctggtctcgtggacttttcctacccgggctggtttcaaacaaggatcctccgatctcagcctctgagtagctaggattacaggcctagccaccggtgcccagccgtGACATGCTTCTTCTTTATAACATCAGCATCTCCAGTGTCCAATTTACACACCCACATGCCCCGTGAGCTCAGGAATGGGGTCCGTTTGGTCCTCCAGGGCACGCCGGGGCTTGGCACACACGGGCCCTCAATAAACGTTTGCTGAATAAATAACTAATGGGGAGAGTCTGCGCGACCTCACCTGCTGCTTCCCTGAAGCAGTCTGGGGCCTGCAGCTCCCTCTCTTGAGCCCTTGGAGACCCAGGCGACCTTCAGTGCGCCTCTAGGTCCTCCTGGCCCTGGAGCTGCCAGGTCGAATTTAGGAAGCAATCCAAAGAACCACTGACAGCGGAGTGAATACAGACAAGAGCTGCTGCCCGTGTCTTCTCCAGCGCGGGTGATTCATTCCTTTCTTATTATTTGTCTTTCCTAATCAGAGGTTTATGAATGATCAATTACACTTAGTAGTTAATTGCCCTTCATAAAGATagcgtttttatttttaaattagacaGCTAATATATCGTAACTGATAGCATCACCTTGTACAGAACGGATAGATCTTCATTGATTGGCACCTGGAATGTGCGATTCACACCCAAGTTAATGGAGCAGTTGAGCGAAGAAGTGCAGGGGGTCCCGGGGGACTAATTACTGCTAATGAGTGATGATGTGACCTTCTCAGAACAGTGAGCAATTGGTGGGCCAGCGAGATGGCAGCGCCTCCCATCTGTCACTCCACACACACCTTCAGAGGCAGGCCGGAAGGCGCCACGCGGCTCAACTCGGTGACTACACCGGGGGCTGTCTCCCCGGAGACACCGGCCCAAGTTCGTCTACAATAGGTACTTCCCGCATCAGAGTGCCGGCGCCGGAGACACTCGGTGCTCGGTGCTCCGCTCCTGGGCGGCGTGGCGGGGAATGCCCGTCCTCGGGCTGTTCCCGAGGTCGGGAGTCACTGCCCCTTCTGATGTACCCTGTCTGAGCTCCAGGCGCCACCCCCGAGCAGTctctgacttctttcttttttaaatgtgcgTGCGGGCACgagggcttggacccagggccttgtgctttcacttgtatttgtggtttgtgtttttcctctgaaggctagcactctaccacttgagccacagctccacttctggccttttgttggctCACTGGAGATGAGCCTCTCAGATCATTcgtccccaggctggcttcgcacttcagtcctcggatctcagcctcctgggtagctaggattacaggcgcgccTCTCCCGTGCCTGGTAACAACTTCCTTTTGTGAGATTAGGCGgaatcaggaggcagaggcccTGAGATGATAGGACTTAGGTCCTCAGGAGACAACACCTgagcgggtgctggtggcttcagtctgaaatcctagctacgcaggaggcagagatctgaggatcacagttcaaagccagaccagggcaggaaagtacataagactttaaactccaattaatcacagagagggaaaaaaaaaaaaaaaagccagaagtagtgctatggctcaagtggtagagcgctagccttgagcaaacggagctcagggacagtgcccaagcccagagttcaagccccaggacccgcaaaagaaaagaaaaagaaagaagaagaggaagaggaggaggaggaagaggaggaggaagaggaagaggaggaggccgtAGTGGCACTGTCTGAGGGTGCTGACTCaggctctctctccttctctttaccCCTGTCCCCTTTCTTTTCTGATCTGACTTTTA is a window of Perognathus longimembris pacificus isolate PPM17 chromosome 2, ASM2315922v1, whole genome shotgun sequence DNA encoding:
- the LOC125345963 gene encoding phospholysine phosphohistidine inorganic pyrophosphate phosphatase gives rise to the protein MAAWAERLAGVRGVLLDISGVLYDSGAGGGTPISGSVEAVARLKQSRLKVRFCTNESQKSRAELVAVLRRLGFDISEGEVTAPAPAACQILKERGLRPHLLIHDGVRSEFDHIDTSNPNCVVIADAGEGFSYQNMNTAFRVLMELENPVLISLGKGRYYKETSGLMLDVGAYMKALEYACGVEAEVVGKPSPEFFNAALQAMGVEAGQAVMIGDDIVGDVGGAQRCGMRALQVRTGKFRPGDEHHPHVKADGYVDNLAEAVELLLQHADQ